From Pseudoalteromonas viridis, one genomic window encodes:
- a CDS encoding trypsin-like serine protease gives MLKVKKTLSMTALSVLLALGASSAVMAQPAEVGSDYYEPEIVGGNPANTADWPFYTQILSANGTTAFCGGSYVGDGYVLTAAHCVSSRSASGLNVKVAGFVLGGNDGDRIAVAEKYVHPQYNSSTLNHDIALLKLVRTPTQGASVALAQGNVEQYVRVGDLISVAGLGRLSEGGSRPTNLYEVDVPLVSDQVCRQSGGSYQNVGSVAFCAGYPEGQKDSCSGDSGGPIVANSGGQVVQLGIVSWGIGCARPAKYGVYSDVAALRSWIDSVKGGAEPVSVSFKENDTLSGFKVGETKAHTFTITNSGNTPFSFKTLNVTSSGVTSGLVKPVDTCSASTLAANQSCQVGVEFGASRSGSAGVAVNFTLEESQVNYSAKATATVTSGGDTGCPGNWDANKIYNTPDQVTYQGFKYEARWWTRGDVPSESGTWGVWKLLGVDSGCTR, from the coding sequence ATGTTAAAGGTTAAAAAAACACTTTCTATGACAGCGTTGTCCGTGCTGCTTGCACTGGGCGCGAGTAGTGCGGTGATGGCGCAGCCCGCCGAGGTGGGTAGCGATTACTATGAGCCTGAAATTGTTGGTGGTAACCCGGCAAATACGGCCGACTGGCCGTTTTATACGCAAATTTTAAGTGCCAATGGCACCACCGCATTTTGTGGTGGCAGCTACGTGGGTGACGGTTACGTGCTGACTGCGGCACACTGTGTGAGTAGCAGATCGGCAAGTGGCCTCAATGTTAAGGTGGCGGGCTTTGTGCTTGGTGGTAATGATGGCGACCGTATCGCGGTGGCCGAGAAATACGTGCATCCACAATATAACAGCAGCACGCTAAACCATGATATTGCCCTGCTTAAGTTGGTGCGTACCCCAACTCAGGGCGCAAGCGTTGCGCTGGCACAGGGCAATGTTGAGCAATATGTGCGGGTTGGTGATTTAATTTCTGTTGCAGGTCTTGGCCGCTTGAGCGAAGGCGGTAGCCGCCCGACGAATCTTTATGAAGTCGATGTGCCGCTGGTTTCTGATCAGGTGTGTCGTCAATCCGGCGGCTCGTACCAAAATGTGGGCAGCGTGGCGTTTTGCGCAGGCTACCCGGAGGGTCAGAAAGACTCTTGCAGCGGCGACAGTGGCGGCCCGATCGTCGCAAACTCTGGCGGCCAGGTTGTGCAGCTGGGGATCGTCAGCTGGGGAATTGGATGTGCGCGTCCTGCCAAATATGGCGTTTACTCAGATGTAGCGGCACTGCGCAGCTGGATCGATAGCGTCAAAGGGGGCGCAGAGCCGGTTTCTGTGTCGTTTAAAGAAAACGATACACTGAGCGGCTTCAAAGTAGGTGAAACCAAAGCACATACCTTCACCATTACTAACTCTGGCAACACGCCATTTAGCTTTAAGACCTTAAATGTGACCTCCAGCGGCGTTACGTCAGGCCTGGTTAAGCCGGTTGATACGTGTAGCGCGAGCACGCTGGCTGCTAATCAGAGCTGTCAGGTCGGTGTGGAATTTGGTGCCAGCCGCAGCGGCTCTGCCGGTGTTGCTGTGAACTTTACCCTGGAAGAAAGCCAGGTGAACTACAGCGCTAAAGCCACTGCAACTGTTACGTCTGGTGGCGATACCGGCTGCCCTGGCAACTGGGATGCGAACAAGATTTACAACACACCCGATCAGGTGACTTATCAGGGCTTTAAGTATGAAGCACGCTGGTGGACACGTGGCGATGTGCCAAGCGAGTCGGGCACTTGGGGCGTCTGGAAGCTGCTTGGCGTTGATAGCGGCTGCACACGCTGA
- a CDS encoding sensor histidine kinase, with amino-acid sequence MSKRSGFALTKLQQLIIAICLPCYLLMVAGLYLANWNGYLIIFIATVFALLLSCLVVASKTLVAHQLRTLTNLIEAMTMGDYSLRGRVSGDQAMSDLLSQVNLLAESLSHHKTQAVESRLMLNKFIDQMDAMVLVLDDQARVIMANQPAQTVLLKSTPSAAQPLALESCEVGRQLLESDSKIVMLDDGQISGEYLVLRERFISEGKTQQFLIISNAERLLMEKERTTWQGLLRVLSHEVNNSLTPISTIAQQLNKRLAQPDNLPSTDSLRQGVGIISERAGSLSRFLEGYTRLTHLPQPNKTPLKLGFVSRTLKTLYPEIHWQFALDESVAVLADQQQLEQVLLNLTKNAQEAVPSGQRVEITLSSATSLGQLVLTMADNGTGIANPDNVFVPFYTTKAQGSGIGLALCRQIMFAHGGSIKLDNNPDGQGARVRLFFPYYEH; translated from the coding sequence ATGAGCAAGCGTTCAGGGTTTGCCCTGACCAAACTGCAACAGCTGATTATAGCGATTTGTCTGCCCTGTTATCTGCTGATGGTCGCTGGTTTGTATCTGGCCAACTGGAACGGCTACCTGATAATCTTTATCGCCACTGTGTTTGCTCTGCTGTTGAGCTGTTTGGTGGTTGCCAGCAAGACTCTGGTGGCCCATCAGCTGCGTACTTTAACAAACCTGATTGAAGCCATGACAATGGGGGATTATTCGCTGCGCGGGCGGGTGAGCGGCGATCAGGCCATGTCTGACTTGCTCAGCCAGGTTAATCTGCTGGCAGAGAGCCTCAGTCATCATAAAACCCAGGCGGTAGAATCGCGCCTGATGCTCAATAAGTTCATTGATCAGATGGATGCCATGGTGCTGGTGCTGGATGACCAGGCGCGGGTGATCATGGCCAATCAGCCCGCCCAAACGGTGTTACTCAAAAGCACGCCCAGTGCAGCGCAGCCACTGGCGCTTGAAAGCTGCGAGGTGGGTCGGCAACTGCTCGAGTCTGACAGCAAAATTGTAATGCTGGACGATGGCCAGATCAGTGGCGAGTATCTGGTATTACGGGAGCGCTTTATCAGCGAGGGCAAAACACAGCAGTTTTTAATTATCAGCAATGCTGAGCGCTTGCTGATGGAAAAAGAGCGCACGACCTGGCAGGGTCTGTTGCGGGTATTGAGTCACGAAGTAAATAATTCGCTCACCCCCATCAGTACCATAGCGCAGCAGCTTAACAAGCGCCTGGCACAGCCAGATAACCTGCCCTCAACCGACAGCCTGCGCCAGGGCGTAGGCATTATCAGTGAACGCGCCGGGTCGCTGAGCCGCTTTTTAGAAGGCTATACTCGCCTTACTCACTTACCCCAGCCTAACAAAACCCCGCTCAAACTGGGCTTTGTCAGTCGTACACTGAAAACGCTTTATCCCGAGATACACTGGCAGTTTGCGCTGGACGAGTCTGTTGCCGTATTGGCTGATCAACAGCAGCTGGAGCAAGTATTGCTGAACCTCACCAAGAATGCGCAGGAGGCTGTACCAAGCGGCCAGCGCGTTGAAATCACCTTATCTTCTGCTACTTCCCTCGGTCAACTGGTACTGACTATGGCGGATAACGGCACCGGGATAGCAAACCCCGACAATGTGTTTGTGCCCTTTTACACCACCAAAGCACAAGGCAGCGGCATTGGCCTGGCCCTGTGCCGGCAGATTATGTTCGCACATGGCGGCAGCATTAAGCTCGACAATAACCCAGACGGTCAGGGCGCGCGGGTACGATTGTTTTTTCCGTATTATGAACATTGA